One Hevea brasiliensis isolate MT/VB/25A 57/8 chromosome 6, ASM3005281v1, whole genome shotgun sequence genomic window, GCAAAGGccgtttcaatttttttttgacGCATCTTTCTACCATCTCAGAGTAGTAGCATACACACAATGTTGTTAATGTAACAAATCAAAATCGACAACAACAAACAGGAGATATTACCAACAAATGATaacaaagcttttttttttttgtgcatcATTAGTTAAAAACAAAAACTGAACCAGGAGCTCTCTCTTATTATTAAAACAGTATCATTCTTGAACAACATGACTTAAAACAAGATCTCCACAATTCACTTCCAGGGAAAGGGATTAAAGTTTTAACCAACAAAGAGACCATTAATTATTCCGAATTTTTGCACCAACAAGAATACGAGGTGTGACCATACAGTGTCTGCAATTCACGGAAAAGATAGTTTAAAACTAGTTTAACAAATTCTACACTTTACGAGCCAATGTCCTCTGTTTAGTAGCATGCTGGACTACTTTCTCCTCCACAGGCAAGCCCTTCCGTCGCCTTACGGTATTGATGAGCTTTCTTGCTGTATTAGGTAGAACGCTGGAACCATCTCCAaactcttcaatttcctcttctgTTTTTGGTACAAAGAAAGGATCCTCGGGAAGTGCTTCCCAATGGCTAAGAACAAGGAGAGCACTTGCAGCTCCTGAAGTCCATCTTCTAAGCTCATCAGCAAAACCAAAGCTCTCAGAAACTGGGACATATGCGTGAACTGTGAAAAGTGGAGATCCTTCTTGCATCTCCTCCTTCAAGACCCGAGCCCGTTTCCGATTAAGCACTGCATACATGGAGCCCAAATATTCAGTTGGGGTGTTCAACTCGCAAAAATACATTGCTTCAACAAGCCGAGGTTTATTCTGAATTACAGCTGCTCTACATGCATCCTTGACAGCTGTCATAACCTGTCCAGTGAAGATGCCATACTGCTCAGACTGTTGATTAATGTCAGACTCATCAGACTGCTCAGCTAACGGAGATATGTAAACATCAACCACAAATGCCACTCCCCACATTTGTTCATCACATAAAGGTCCAGCTGCTGTTGCAAGTTGGAATCCAGACACTACGCTGTTCTGAAGACTCTCTGCTTCCATGTCTAATGCTTGAGTTTCTTCAGAGGATGTGTCGGCAGGTGTATCACCATCACTGTAATTATCAACTAAGCCTAATCTTTCAGATACATGAGGAGAACCCCGTACAAGAACAGATAAATCATTGCTCTTGCTTTTCAAATCTGAAGTGAAGAGGATATTAGGGCCAACCTGTCCTGGACCAAGTGCCCAAATCCTCCTAAGAAATTTTTGCCACTTAAGTTTGTATTTTTCAGCCCGATCCTTGTCAGTCTCACTCCATGACAATATTTCACTTTCGACAGCATCCATTATGTGTTTTTTGATTCCTTCAACTGAACTCTCATCTTGTAAAATGCTTGAACCCTGCTTTTGCACATCTCTATTTGTCTGCCCCAGCTTCCCGCCAATGATATCTCCAAGAATATCGGCACTTTCATCCAGCACCTTGGTTAGTGCAGGTGGAAGTCTCATGACTTGCACACGAACATCACACCTTCCATTTAGTGTTGTCTTCTCCACATAATCTGAGCCCCTTCTCAGTGATTTCAGATTATCTAAAGCATTGGAAGTGTGCCCCTCGATGGTCTCCTTATAGGACACAAGAGGTGGAGAGACTTCCAGGCTCACCTTTGCAAATCTCTCCTTCAAATCCTTGATGCACCTTTCTAGGTGAACTTCTCCAGCAGCAGCAAGCACATGCTCCCCTCTAGAAGAAACAGTTACTTCAACAAATGGATCTGCCCGGTTCAGAAGCCTCAGACCCTTCATCAGGGCAGTCATATCTGCTGGATCAGATGGCTCAATTGCAACTCTTAAAGTTGGGGAAACCTGGAATGCCATGCTAGAGAAAGGCCAACAGTTTCTTGTGGATGAAAGAGTTGCACTTTTTAAAATATGTTGGCCGAGGCCTCGGATTGCCACAACATCCCCTGCTTTTGCAGAGGCTACTGGTTTCAAGCCTTGACCCATCATGAGATACAATGAGTGCAACTCAGCATCCTGCACATGCTTCTGCATTGACTCTCCCCTCAACGGGTCATATAATGCTGAAAGCACAAAGACTCTTTGTTGTGAATAAAGAACCCCACTAAAAATTCTTGCAAATGCAAGGAAGCACTCATCTGACTCACTGCTTCCATTTTCATCACTGTAATTATTCAAAATCTCTCCATTTGGTCCCCTTTGAGGTAGCATCTTTGTTGGTACTGCAAACATTTTGGATACAAAGGCAACAGAAGGTGCTTCAGGGCTGGAATCACAAATCTCAACTGACTTTCTTACAAGATCTGCCTCTGCAATAATACTTGAGTCAACTGCATCATACAAAACCTCTCTCTTGGGAAGCAAACGTGAAATTCGAAAAGACTGGGCAGCAATTGGATCTGGTATGCACTTCACAACCATTGACAAAATTGCATCAGACAAGGGAAGCCAGCGGCTCACAACAGCTTGAAGCACAATCTTTGGATCCTTATTCTGAAGTTCACGAGGTGGCACATGCAAATTAAAAGACTTAATGACTTTCTCAAGTAAACCTTTATTTCCATCAGGCTCTAAGGCTGACTGGTAAACCTGCCACAGTGGCTCAAGCACAAACTGCACAAACATAGGCCGAGCCTTACTTCCTCCTTCCACTCCCTTCTTCCCCACAATCATCTTAGTCTTGGGATTGAAATACTTAGGACCCCACAAAGCCTTCTGCAATGCAGCTGAACTAGCTCCAAGCTTTGAAGCATAAAATTCGGCAAACTCACTAATACCAAAACCCCATCCATCCAATGCACACACAAATGCCACATTCCCCTTCTGTGGTTGAAAGGTATCCTCTTCATCATCCTCTATAAACTCAAGATTCTCATAATCCACTTCACCAGATGGCCCCGCAAGTAATGAGTCAACATCAGAAAGATATTTCTCAGACTTATATGTACTCATGATCCCATTCACCTCATGAACAATCCTCAGCAACCGGTTATATGCTTCCATGGGACTCAACTTCAACTCATAAATCAACCTATCAATCTTATTAAGCACTAAACATGGTGTGAGCTTCTCAATCCAAGATTGACGCAAAACAGCATGCGTCTGTATATGAACCCCCTCAACAGCATCAACCAAAATCAATGCCCCATCACTCAATCTGGCTGCAGTAGAAACCTCACTACAAAAATCCATATGACCAGGGGAGTCTATGAGGTTTATTGAATAATCTTTATAATGTAGAGCAATTGAAGAGCTCTTCATTGTTATTGCACGCCTCTGTTCCTCATCAAGATAATCCATAAACCTAAGCTTCCCTGCCATTTTCGGGTGAAGCAGACCACCACCAGTAGCAGCAATCAGGTGGTCGGCAAGTGTTGTCTTGCCATGATCAACATGAGCTAATATGCATATATTTCGGATTTTGTGGGCATCAAAATcacccattttgccaaaactgtgtATAAAAGTAACTACAACAACAAACAAACAGGCCtgcccaattaaacaaaaaaccAATTTGGCAACTTCTCTGCAGAAACCAAAAAATCGTTGAAATGGCAATATATCCCAATAGTGGCTATATGAGGAAAATTGAGTGTATAAAAGGGAGAGGGTTTTGATGTCTGTTGGGTTCTTTTCTGTGGAGGATAGGGCAGACCCTTGATGtggttttcttgatttctctATAC contains:
- the LOC110671285 gene encoding uncharacterized protein LOC110671285: MGDFDAHKIRNICILAHVDHGKTTLADHLIAATGGGLLHPKMAGKLRFMDYLDEEQRRAITMKSSSIALHYKDYSINLIDSPGHMDFCSEVSTAARLSDGALILVDAVEGVHIQTHAVLRQSWIEKLTPCLVLNKIDRLIYELKLSPMEAYNRLLRIVHEVNGIMSTYKSEKYLSDVDSLLAGPSGEVDYENLEFIEDDEEDTFQPQKGNVAFVCALDGWGFGISEFAEFYASKLGASSAALQKALWGPKYFNPKTKMIVGKKGVEGGSKARPMFVQFVLEPLWQVYQSALEPDGNKGLLEKVIKSFNLHVPPRELQNKDPKIVLQAVVSRWLPLSDAILSMVVKCIPDPIAAQSFRISRLLPKREVLYDAVDSSIIAEADLVRKSVEICDSSPEAPSVAFVSKMFAVPTKMLPQRGPNGEILNNYSDENGSSESDECFLAFARIFSGVLYSQQRVFVLSALYDPLRGESMQKHVQDAELHSLYLMMGQGLKPVASAKAGDVVAIRGLGQHILKSATLSSTRNCWPFSSMAFQVSPTLRVAIEPSDPADMTALMKGLRLLNRADPFVEVTVSSRGEHVLAAAGEVHLERCIKDLKERFAKVSLEVSPPLVSYKETIEGHTSNALDNLKSLRRGSDYVEKTTLNGRCDVRVQVMRLPPALTKVLDESADILGDIIGGKLGQTNRDVQKQGSSILQDESSVEGIKKHIMDAVESEILSWSETDKDRAEKYKLKWQKFLRRIWALGPGQVGPNILFTSDLKSKSNDLSVLVRGSPHVSERLGLVDNYSDGDTPADTSSEETQALDMEAESLQNSVVSGFQLATAAGPLCDEQMWGVAFVVDVYISPLAEQSDESDINQQSEQYGIFTGQVMTAVKDACRAAVIQNKPRLVEAMYFCELNTPTEYLGSMYAVLNRKRARVLKEEMQEGSPLFTVHAYVPVSESFGFADELRRWTSGAASALLVLSHWEALPEDPFFVPKTEEEIEEFGDGSSVLPNTARKLINTVRRRKGLPVEEKVVQHATKQRTLARKV